A genomic segment from Halomonas sp. TA22 encodes:
- a CDS encoding P-II family nitrogen regulator: MKLVTAIIKPFKLDDVREALADNGVQGITVTEVKGFGRQKGHTELYRGAEYVVDFLPKVKVEVAVDDSRLESVLDAIRTAANSGKIGDGKLFVTPLEDVIRIRTGERGGDAV, encoded by the coding sequence ATGAAACTCGTTACTGCCATTATAAAGCCATTCAAGCTCGATGACGTACGTGAGGCACTGGCTGACAATGGCGTCCAGGGTATTACCGTCACCGAGGTCAAGGGCTTCGGCCGCCAGAAGGGCCACACCGAACTCTACCGTGGAGCGGAATATGTCGTCGACTTCCTGCCCAAGGTAAAGGTCGAGGTGGCCGTCGATGACAGCCGCCTGGAGAGTGTGCTGGACGCCATCCGCACGGCGGCCAACAGTGGCAAGATCGGTGATGGCAAGTTGTTCGTCACCCCACTCGAAGATGTGATCAGGATTCGCACCGGCGAACGCGGCGGCGATGCCGTCTAA
- a CDS encoding accessory factor UbiK family protein has protein sequence MSRNDFISRFAQQLGERLQDASHAPEELQKSMQHLVRGAVDRLELVSREDFDILMEVLQRTRRRVEALERQVTALEASLAERDAGASVSKTLPGAMQEDHDPAEDAGAGEASR, from the coding sequence ATGAGCAGGAACGACTTTATCAGCCGCTTTGCCCAACAACTGGGCGAACGCCTGCAGGACGCTTCGCATGCGCCTGAAGAGCTACAGAAAAGCATGCAGCATCTCGTACGAGGTGCGGTGGACCGGCTAGAACTCGTATCGCGCGAGGATTTCGATATCCTGATGGAGGTGCTGCAGCGTACCCGCAGACGCGTCGAGGCGCTGGAGCGCCAGGTGACGGCACTGGAAGCCTCTCTTGCCGAGCGCGATGCCGGCGCTTCGGTCAGCAAGACGCTTCCCGGGGCAATGCAAGAGGACCACGACCCTGCGGAGGATGCCGGGGCGGGAGAAGCGTCCCGCTGA